A region of Bradyrhizobium sp. SZCCHNS1050 DNA encodes the following proteins:
- a CDS encoding efflux RND transporter periplasmic adaptor subunit — protein sequence MVRQRTRAAAACGAVLFTVVSLSSRAQAQSDGAAGREPATVKLSATQQKQIGLQTAVLAAESHPEQFRAYGTVLDVARLTDLTNNYANAQAQLQTAQAKLDVARLAFERARDLVQSAAMPRKDAEAAEGTFRTDQASLAAAESQVKTLMATARQEWGAVIGKGIIERSPQVVQLIEREQLLVQVTLPPGVTLAGPPRGALAQAPTRSANIDLSYLSAAPRTDPRIQGVSYYFVAAGDSGLLPGMNTTAYVPSGKSFDGVFVEDTAIVQWQGRSWVYLRAGPELFKRHPIRTDQPVSDDDYVVQDIPSGSEIVLRGAQVLLSEEAKSELRGGGDDD from the coding sequence ATGGTGAGGCAACGGACGAGAGCTGCGGCCGCATGCGGTGCCGTGCTGTTCACGGTGGTTTCCCTGTCGTCGCGCGCGCAGGCGCAGTCTGACGGCGCGGCCGGCCGGGAGCCGGCGACGGTCAAGCTTTCCGCAACGCAACAAAAGCAGATCGGACTCCAGACCGCCGTCCTGGCGGCGGAATCCCATCCCGAACAGTTTCGCGCCTACGGCACGGTGCTGGACGTCGCCAGGTTGACCGACCTGACCAACAACTACGCCAATGCCCAGGCGCAGCTGCAGACGGCGCAAGCGAAACTCGACGTCGCAAGACTCGCATTCGAGCGCGCCCGCGACCTCGTGCAGTCGGCGGCGATGCCGCGCAAGGATGCCGAGGCGGCGGAGGGCACGTTCCGGACCGATCAAGCCAGCCTGGCTGCCGCCGAATCGCAAGTGAAGACCCTGATGGCGACGGCGCGGCAGGAATGGGGCGCGGTCATCGGAAAGGGCATCATCGAGCGTTCGCCGCAGGTCGTGCAATTGATCGAACGCGAGCAGCTGCTGGTGCAGGTCACGCTGCCGCCCGGCGTGACTCTGGCCGGGCCGCCGCGCGGCGCGCTAGCGCAGGCGCCCACCCGCAGCGCCAACATCGATCTCAGCTATTTGTCGGCTGCGCCGCGAACCGATCCGCGCATCCAAGGCGTGAGCTATTACTTCGTCGCCGCCGGCGACAGCGGGCTGCTGCCGGGGATGAACACCACCGCCTACGTGCCCTCGGGCAAGTCGTTCGACGGCGTCTTCGTCGAGGACACCGCGATCGTGCAATGGCAGGGCCGCTCGTGGGTCTATTTGCGCGCCGGTCCCGAGCTCTTCAAGCGCCACCCGATCCGCACCGACCAGCCGGTGTCCGACGACGACTATGTCGTGCAGGACATTCCGTCGGGCTCCGAGATCGTTCTGCGCGGCGCGCAGGTGCTGTTGTCGGAGGAGGCCAAGAGCGAGTTGCGCGGCGGCGGCGACGATGATTGA
- a CDS encoding AAA family ATPase produces MSQLVNVRPNEAGAGDRKAQSSAADHGMRLLGAIGAAALEPQSPTDAWAFSTSEALGTGSVVEPLQDVLGSLTEIIRAEGSPAERQPDHPFADDHGFALDQEELAGLPGVVLNTFDVDGPVWLAVEALAATQPPAIDYDLKIWVEPSSEPDRRPSPYESIVVTVDEIEKNRLTFARHARPEDFSPAPALGAWTGRLRLEQRPDLVQRIERYISGPWTAWADTERMRRRTMAIHQRLRDMAATAGADQAIEVMWGIALSSWRQGGREFELPLFERAVEIEIIARPDAEVRVRPRFVGATVNLRALDAVAPDVALAVRDKPDRLVEALEQRAELSPFTPVGLDQILSAAGAQSGYKTSRKFASSDDAPAMEASEAALTSGRWVISARRRPESLALRDIDRLKKAIEHAPQSECCLSGAVSALLSQPDGRGHANARRHLSGIVGGPIDLAPAPKPAAVEQGDLFFPLPAVAEDVEVVRELSRSDGLMVQSVERDDRITALVNVVCHHLALGSRVLVVSRDEAALSLLHQKLPPAIRELTVSSTGSDKDVLRKAEALAGRLQSILDTPNLRDQVGQIGRLERDIISKRTQIASLDDEIAEIVRRNLRLAGGLPELPFDLFKALVGEQDAHAWFTDRPKHLLAATDPLVTAVDKAREARLRLAADLKHIDVELPELAALPDTAAILRLHAELQHQAGLTSDAGRDEDLALDAIATFGLDATNRLAADLDALVAGHRAIAEETWLARLSPLGAAKADAPAGLDKVVGWARDASFQLSRSAEFARRQVQAPVEAFTRKDAIRVVERLAAGEKPFARFSPSRRALKAAVEAITVDGASPSKPADWQYVGRFLLWRHDLHALRARWTSIATQIGAPALQLESARAFDDLEHIVKSVEAAIVTAALAVRSVADACSKLSVPDGDVRAMLADAQRLAAFGAAIRTVMTRVSGPLIELARLGELFARAGELAVSVQENVLSRVGDAETEPQELETRWTGILATMEKIREASPDYELVRTACRMVTAAGAPSLAQRLRSAPGAGEAKDAATLAEWVAAWNWAVLMRIESPEERQLLHDLAAQRARLETRSLALFEAVIGARMSLGIAQNAGVAVRQAVRRFRDSMQKMASACSGPTARRLRLAARRSLDGWLEEIPCHVMPAWRVAELLPARIGTFDLLVVDHASRSDLRELTAMLRARKVLISDERHDDGALVEAGRNDPVVKRTETNTLRRVPPALRRLLMPGASLRDLAAILFPDRMIELRARPAGVEAASVTASLLPADTSRPADAPAAELPRPARAAAPAPKQRPQPRQVFTTHSLEEEIATVAKYLSMARRSGTDIVTAAAGAPAIAQRAESRVAAPKPAPEIRVLRRRPPRQPAADIVAPVVTAAPPELPTVAQPATVEPTQPSAAAVTEAPVIVADRAAVPQRPAEKKVVTAEIEAESTGAAPAEPVKPAVVATPAAAAASATTEPAAAAAATASAATSAAPATEIKIHPSLVAMAFKATENAAAPHRRRPSRRVMAFAAAGLLAVVGAAVSWERASEWIQLSLSGATAASALPSEPGAHKVSAERITPEAKPVVEAKPVVVAAAEEHATVGMSVPVSTPAQAFLYHEDPQDPKGKRYPGKVTWSIEQTKGPRLDTAPAIKGEIEIENGTKATISLRRNADMEMPASHIMELKFDWPDQSVSGLTSLRGIGLKGEEAERGTALVTQTARVTPKYFMVALSANEVDTKRNLMLLKGKQWFDIPIVYEGGNRALLSIEKGSDGDRVFKDVFASWGQ; encoded by the coding sequence ATGAGCCAGCTGGTGAATGTGCGGCCCAACGAGGCCGGCGCGGGCGATCGCAAGGCGCAGAGCAGTGCAGCCGATCACGGCATGCGGCTGCTTGGTGCTATCGGCGCGGCGGCCCTGGAGCCGCAGTCGCCGACCGACGCCTGGGCGTTCTCGACGAGCGAAGCGCTCGGCACGGGATCGGTGGTCGAGCCGTTGCAGGACGTGCTCGGCAGTCTGACCGAGATCATTCGGGCCGAGGGCTCCCCGGCGGAGCGGCAGCCGGATCATCCATTCGCCGACGATCATGGCTTCGCGCTCGACCAGGAGGAGCTGGCGGGTCTGCCGGGCGTGGTGCTCAATACCTTCGATGTTGACGGCCCGGTGTGGCTCGCCGTCGAGGCGCTTGCTGCGACGCAGCCCCCCGCCATCGACTACGATCTCAAGATCTGGGTCGAGCCGTCGTCCGAGCCCGACCGTCGTCCATCGCCGTACGAGAGCATCGTGGTGACGGTCGATGAGATCGAGAAGAACCGCCTCACCTTCGCCCGCCACGCACGGCCCGAGGATTTTTCGCCCGCCCCGGCGCTGGGCGCCTGGACCGGACGGCTGCGTCTGGAGCAGCGTCCTGACCTCGTGCAGCGGATCGAGCGCTATATCAGCGGGCCATGGACCGCCTGGGCCGACACCGAGCGCATGCGCCGCCGGACCATGGCGATCCATCAGCGGCTGCGCGACATGGCGGCCACGGCCGGCGCCGATCAGGCGATCGAGGTCATGTGGGGCATCGCGCTGTCATCTTGGCGGCAGGGCGGGCGCGAATTCGAGTTGCCGCTGTTCGAGCGCGCGGTCGAGATCGAGATCATTGCGCGTCCGGATGCCGAGGTCAGGGTCCGGCCGCGCTTCGTCGGCGCAACCGTCAATTTGAGGGCGCTCGATGCCGTGGCGCCGGACGTGGCGCTTGCCGTGCGCGACAAGCCGGATCGCCTGGTCGAGGCGCTCGAGCAGCGCGCAGAGCTGTCGCCGTTCACGCCGGTCGGCCTCGATCAGATCCTGAGCGCCGCAGGCGCGCAATCCGGTTACAAGACGTCGCGCAAATTCGCGTCTTCGGACGATGCGCCGGCCATGGAGGCCTCGGAGGCCGCGCTCACGTCGGGACGCTGGGTCATATCCGCGCGGCGGCGGCCGGAGAGCCTCGCCCTGCGCGACATCGACCGTCTCAAGAAGGCGATCGAGCATGCGCCGCAGAGTGAGTGCTGCCTGTCGGGAGCCGTGAGCGCGCTGCTCTCGCAGCCGGATGGACGCGGCCACGCCAATGCGCGCCGGCACCTGTCCGGCATCGTCGGCGGCCCGATCGACCTTGCGCCTGCGCCCAAGCCTGCTGCGGTCGAGCAGGGCGATCTGTTCTTCCCGCTGCCGGCTGTCGCGGAGGATGTCGAGGTCGTACGCGAACTGTCGCGGTCGGATGGCCTGATGGTCCAGTCTGTCGAACGCGACGATCGGATCACGGCGCTCGTCAACGTCGTCTGCCATCACCTCGCGCTCGGCTCGCGCGTCCTCGTCGTGTCCAGGGACGAGGCTGCACTTTCGCTGCTGCATCAGAAGCTGCCGCCGGCCATTCGCGAGCTGACCGTCAGCTCGACCGGCTCCGACAAGGACGTGCTCAGGAAGGCCGAAGCCCTGGCGGGCCGGCTGCAATCGATCCTGGACACGCCAAATCTGCGCGATCAGGTCGGTCAGATCGGCCGGCTCGAACGCGACATCATCTCGAAGCGCACGCAGATCGCATCGCTCGACGACGAGATCGCCGAGATCGTCCGGCGTAACCTGCGGCTCGCCGGCGGCTTGCCGGAGCTGCCGTTCGATTTGTTCAAGGCGCTGGTCGGCGAGCAGGACGCGCATGCCTGGTTCACCGACCGGCCGAAGCACCTGCTCGCAGCCACCGACCCGCTCGTGACGGCGGTCGACAAGGCACGCGAGGCGCGGCTGCGGCTTGCCGCTGATCTCAAGCACATCGATGTCGAGTTGCCGGAGCTCGCGGCGCTTCCCGACACCGCCGCTATCCTGCGTCTGCACGCGGAGCTGCAGCACCAGGCAGGCCTGACGTCGGACGCTGGCCGCGACGAGGATCTCGCGCTCGACGCCATCGCGACCTTCGGGCTCGACGCAACCAACCGCCTGGCGGCCGATCTCGATGCGCTGGTGGCTGGCCATCGCGCCATTGCCGAGGAGACCTGGCTTGCACGGCTGTCGCCGCTCGGCGCCGCAAAGGCTGACGCTCCCGCAGGTCTCGACAAGGTCGTGGGGTGGGCGCGTGATGCGTCGTTCCAGCTGTCGCGGAGTGCCGAATTCGCGAGGCGCCAGGTGCAGGCGCCGGTCGAGGCGTTCACCAGGAAGGACGCGATCCGCGTGGTCGAGCGGCTTGCGGCCGGCGAGAAGCCGTTCGCGCGGTTCTCGCCCTCGCGCCGCGCGCTGAAGGCCGCCGTCGAAGCGATCACGGTGGACGGTGCCTCGCCGTCGAAGCCGGCGGACTGGCAATATGTCGGGCGCTTCCTGCTGTGGCGCCACGACCTGCATGCGTTGCGCGCGCGCTGGACGTCGATCGCAACGCAGATCGGTGCACCCGCGCTTCAATTGGAATCGGCGCGGGCGTTCGATGACCTCGAGCACATCGTCAAGAGCGTCGAGGCCGCCATCGTGACGGCCGCGCTCGCCGTCCGCAGCGTGGCCGATGCCTGCTCCAAGCTGTCGGTGCCGGACGGCGACGTCAGGGCGATGCTGGCCGATGCACAGCGGCTGGCCGCGTTCGGCGCGGCGATTCGGACCGTCATGACGCGCGTATCGGGACCGCTGATCGAACTCGCTCGCCTCGGCGAATTGTTCGCCCGGGCGGGAGAACTCGCTGTCTCCGTTCAGGAGAACGTGCTGTCGCGGGTCGGTGACGCCGAGACGGAGCCGCAGGAGCTCGAAACGCGGTGGACAGGCATTCTCGCGACCATGGAGAAGATCCGCGAGGCCAGCCCGGACTACGAACTCGTCAGGACCGCCTGCCGGATGGTGACTGCAGCGGGCGCGCCGAGTCTGGCACAGCGGCTGCGGTCCGCGCCGGGCGCGGGCGAGGCGAAGGATGCGGCGACGCTCGCGGAATGGGTGGCGGCCTGGAATTGGGCCGTGCTGATGCGGATCGAAAGTCCGGAGGAGCGGCAGCTGCTGCATGACCTCGCGGCTCAGCGCGCGCGGCTGGAGACGCGGTCGCTGGCCCTGTTCGAAGCGGTGATCGGCGCCCGCATGTCGCTGGGCATCGCGCAGAATGCGGGCGTCGCCGTCAGGCAAGCGGTGAGGCGGTTCAGGGACTCGATGCAGAAGATGGCGTCGGCCTGCTCCGGTCCGACCGCACGCCGACTTCGGCTTGCTGCGCGCAGGTCTCTCGACGGCTGGCTCGAGGAGATTCCCTGTCACGTGATGCCGGCCTGGCGTGTCGCCGAGTTGCTGCCGGCCCGGATCGGCACCTTCGATCTTCTGGTCGTCGACCACGCCTCGCGCTCCGATCTGCGCGAACTGACGGCGATGCTGCGGGCCCGCAAGGTTCTGATCAGCGACGAGCGTCACGACGACGGAGCCTTGGTCGAAGCCGGCCGCAACGATCCTGTTGTCAAACGCACCGAGACGAACACGCTGCGCCGCGTTCCACCAGCGCTGCGGCGGCTGCTGATGCCGGGTGCCTCGCTGCGCGATCTCGCCGCGATCCTGTTTCCCGATCGCATGATCGAGCTGCGCGCGCGCCCTGCCGGCGTCGAGGCAGCCTCGGTCACAGCTTCGCTGCTGCCCGCCGATACGTCCAGACCGGCCGATGCACCAGCCGCCGAGCTGCCGCGGCCGGCCCGCGCGGCAGCGCCCGCGCCGAAGCAGCGGCCGCAGCCACGGCAGGTCTTCACGACGCACTCGCTCGAAGAGGAGATCGCCACCGTCGCGAAATATCTGTCGATGGCTCGCCGCTCGGGGACGGACATCGTCACGGCTGCCGCCGGCGCGCCCGCGATAGCGCAGCGTGCCGAGAGCCGCGTGGCTGCGCCCAAGCCCGCGCCGGAGATTCGCGTGCTGCGCCGGCGTCCGCCGCGCCAGCCGGCCGCGGACATCGTGGCGCCGGTTGTGACTGCGGCTCCGCCTGAGCTGCCGACCGTCGCGCAGCCGGCCACGGTCGAGCCGACCCAGCCGAGCGCGGCCGCCGTCACTGAAGCGCCGGTCATCGTCGCCGATCGGGCTGCGGTGCCGCAGCGCCCTGCCGAAAAAAAGGTGGTCACAGCGGAGATCGAGGCGGAGTCCACGGGCGCCGCGCCGGCAGAGCCCGTGAAGCCTGCCGTCGTTGCGACACCCGCTGCGGCAGCGGCTTCTGCCACCACTGAGCCCGCTGCCGCTGCTGCGGCTACAGCCTCTGCTGCGACTTCTGCAGCGCCGGCGACCGAGATCAAGATTCATCCCTCCCTCGTCGCGATGGCGTTCAAGGCGACGGAGAACGCCGCGGCACCACACCGCCGTCGGCCGAGCCGGCGGGTGATGGCGTTTGCCGCGGCCGGATTGCTGGCAGTCGTCGGTGCGGCGGTGTCCTGGGAGCGCGCGTCGGAATGGATCCAGCTGTCCCTGAGCGGTGCGACGGCAGCGTCGGCTCTGCCGAGCGAACCGGGCGCCCATAAGGTCAGTGCAGAGCGGATCACGCCCGAGGCCAAGCCGGTGGTTGAGGCCAAGCCGGTGGTTGTCGCCGCGGCCGAGGAGCATGCCACGGTCGGCATGAGCGTGCCGGTCAGCACGCCGGCGCAGGCGTTCCTCTATCATGAGGATCCGCAGGATCCGAAGGGCAAGCGTTATCCTGGCAAGGTCACCTGGTCGATCGAGCAGACCAAGGGGCCGCGACTCGATACGGCGCCGGCGATCAAGGGTGAGATCGAGATCGAGAACGGCACCAAGGCCACGATCTCGCTGCGGCGGAACGCCGACATGGAGATGCCGGCGAGTCACATCATGGAGCTCAAGTTCGACTGGCCGGATCAGTCGGTCAGCGGCCTGACCAGCCTGAGGGGCATCGGCCTCAAGGGCGAGGAGGCCGAGCGCGGGACGGCGCTGGTGACCCAGACCGCCCGGGTGACACCGAAATACTTCATGGTCGCGCTGTCGGCCAACGAGGTCGATACCAAGCGCAACCTGATGCTTCTCAAGGGCAAGCAGTGGTTCGACATTCCGATCGTCTACGAGGGCGGCAACCGGGCGCTGCTGTCGATCGAGAAGGGATCCGACGGCGACCGCGTGTTCAAGGACGTGTTCGCCAGCTGGGGTCAGTGA